In Miscanthus floridulus cultivar M001 chromosome 8, ASM1932011v1, whole genome shotgun sequence, the sequence cggtctttttttcttttctatagAAATGTGCATGTACGTTGTAACATAATTTACTTATTTCATCACATGTCACCGTACCTAGACGATTTGCGGCATGGAGATTTGTCCAACAATCGTGTCATTTGTTTCAATACATATTGGAACTGCTATGCCAGCTCaaatcatgatcttcaccaactTAGATTTGGTTCTCTCGCGACAACTTGGAGGAAGAGTGGCCTCTGGCCTTGCATTTCTCTCCCCGTCTACCTTAGGATTCGTTAATTCTCTTTTCTCGATGGGATGGGCCGGGAAGGGATGTAATACCTGCTCTTGATGCGTCTGCTTGGAATCATACTTTGTACCATTGCTATATATGGTTTGTGAGCCCGGGCCAATAAGGGATCGTAGAGAGGGACGTAAGGGCATTATGGTAAGTAAAGAAAATACACTTGAAAAAAAAAACGCTTCTCTGTTTAACATCTGCATCACACCACCACTTTATCTTATTATAAGTGGTTCAGATTGGTCGCCCGATTATGGTCAGTCCTAAAGGACCAATGCCATTTCCTGTTCACACACGGCTCGTCGTATATAAAATATTTTTTGAGTTTGTGACTAATATGCACATGCTGGTGAATATATGATAATGATATGATTGGATTGGAACTGAGACACCACGAACGTCCAACGAGAAAGGGGTCCAGGTGATTAATGGAAGGCATGACGAAGCTGCGTCTGTGATTTGAACGCCAGACACGTAGGATGGACACCGGGAGAGAAAAGCTAAACCCTAAAGCAACGTCAGTTTGGGTTAGTTAAGTGCAGCAGATCAGTGTTAATATTCAGCTTGTGCTCATGAGTCATGAGTGCTGATTGGCAGGCTGGACCTATAAATTGAgaagccccctccctctcctgctCTGCAATGCAAACTACCACAGCAGAGTGATAAGCAAGCAAGCTTCTCACTCATCAGAAAACAGCACCTGGCGTTAGTGAAGCTAGTAGCCATGAAGGTAGAGCGCGACCTCCACATGAGCCGGGGCGACGGCGAGGACAGCTACGCCTCCAACTCCAGGCTTCAGGTACTGTACCTGTGCTTCTTCTTCTACATCATGCATGTCTCTGCCGATCTGCTCATGTTGCATCCGCATGACTGAGGACCTGTATGCATATGCATGTTCGTCTCAACACTCGCTTATACATGTTCCTCAGGAGAAGTCCATACTGAAGACGAGGCCGGTGCTACacaaggccgtggcggcggcgcaCGCGTCGTCGCTCTCCTCCAGCGGCGGTGCCATGGTCGTCGCGGACCTCGGCTGCTCGTCGGGGCCCAACACGCTGCTCGTCGTCTCCGAGGTGCTCGGAGCGGTCGCCGACCGCCGAGAGGATCTGGCGATGGCCGCCGCCGGCTCTAGCCAGCCCCCGGCGACGCACGTGCAGTTCTTCCTGAACGACCTGCCCGGGAACGACTTCAACCTCGTGTTCCAGTCGCTAGAGCTGTTCAAGAAGCTGGCCGTCAAGGACAAGGGGGACGCGCTGCCGCCGTACTACGTCGCCGGGCTGCCGGGCTCCTTCTACACCCGGCTGTTCCCGGACCGCTGCGTGCACCTCTTCCACTCCTCCTACTGCCTCATGTGGCGCTCCAAGGTCCCCGACGAGCTCGCGGGAGGCGCCGTCCTCAACGAGGGCAACATGTACATCTGGGAGACCACGCCgccggcggtggtggcgctgTACCGGAGGCAGTTCCAGGAGGACTTCTCGCTGTTCCTCAGGCTGCGCCACAGGGAGCTCGTGTCCGGTGGCCAGATGGTGCTGGCGTTCCTCGGCAGGAAGAACAAGGACGTGCTCCGTGGCGAGGTCAGCTACATGTGGGGCCTCCTCGGGCAGGCTCTTCAGTCCCTCGTCAAAGAGGTCTGCTCTGTTTTCTTCTCCTGTCTTGTGCAACATCATCCATCAAAGGAAATCCTGAACTGAACCGATGAACCCTAGTTAACTGATGTATTGCATTTGCATGCATGGCACCATGGCACAGGGCCGTGTGGAGAAGGAGAAACTGGACTCCTTCAACCTGCCGTTCTACGCCCCGTCGGTGGACGAAGTGAGGGACGTGATTAGGCAGAACCAGGCATTCGACATCACCCACATCCAGCTCTTTGAGTCCAATTGGGATCCGCACGACGATACGGAGGACGACGGCGACCTCGTGCTCGATGACGTCCAGAGCGGCGTCAACGTCGCTAAGTCCATCAGGGCCGTGATCGGGCCCCTCATCGCGCACCACTTCGGCGAGCACGTACAAGACGATCTCTTCGAGCTGTATGCCAAGAACGTCGCAGTGCACCTCCAGAAAGTGAAGACCAAGTACCCTGTCATCGTCGTTTCCCTGAAGGCGATTAGTGGTGCAACAAAGAACCAAGCCAGCTAGTGACATGTATTATTCAGGTTAGTTATTACTAGTAGTACTATATGCATGCAGAATTAATATAAGAAATAAAGTAGTTCAGGTAGACAGGGTACGATTAGCGGCCGAACATTTAATTTTCACTACTACTTTGCTTTGGATGTTGTAGTATGCAGGTCCAATGTTTCCACAAGGCGATCTGGTTAAATATGTACTGTAATGGTAATGGTAAATGGAAATGGAACGTAAGCAGATTGTTTGCATAAAGGGAAGATATATTACTCCCTCTATCCTAAAATGTAAGGATTCAGAGTTTAAAAGTGTTTCATATAAGACATTCTGGGCTGTAAATCCTAGACCTAAGCAAATTAAGCCAGCCTATAGCCCACGGGCCTGGTCTGAGCCTGCTGGATTTTGGTCCGCTCATAAGCCTCAATGGACAGGGCGGCACAGATCCTATTgtctagaaagaaaaaaaaatcttggtCCGAACCTAGCACGAAATATTTATCTTACCTATTTTACATTGTAAATTGTGTGCCCCTCCTGGCCAAAAAAATCAGGCTTGACTCATCTAATGGGATTAGAACTTGAAAGTAATTTTCCATAATCATAGTTTCATTTGTTACAATATTTTTTTTCGCGAACATGCAACTTGCCTTTGTTGCAATAAAGGATCATAGAAACTATTTTTCACCATGAATTTTTTCCCTTTTAGAGACCATGCAGAGTCAATGAACTTCTTATCTCAGTTCATTACACCAAAGTTCTATAAAGCCCCATCACAAAGCCCCTGACCTAGTGCCTCTATAGCAAAGCAGCCACCTCCTAATAATTCTTATATATGGGCAAGGGGCGTCGAGAGAAAGAGCAGTACACGATCGACTCCTACATGGACATGGTCGACTAGAATAGCTAGGCCGGCTCATGTCAGCGACTCAGCGTGATTATCCCTTTCTAATAACTCATCACACTTGGCGGGCTCCCGGTGGCATCTAGCTGAGTCAGAGCGGCCTCAATCATGTGCTTCATTTGAATACGATTTGCTTGATCCAAATCCACCTGAAaaacaaaatcacccgattgtAAGTCTTTTTAGACAAATCCAAATACTAGCAAAATATTAATTGCTATATAAAATGTCAATTAGGAGTCACCCACATATTATTATTCATGAAAAGACCTGTGTGTGTTGAATGTTTTTTTTAGCTCTGTTGTTTTGAATGATTTGACAATGAGTGAAACATTATATTTGTCGTTTGCACGACCGCGTGGACGCCGCGTGTAATGTACgtactgagagagagagagagagataaatAAACACGACAGACGACAGGAGCAGGAGTAATAATGGGATACCGACGGGATCGGATCTGATCGATGGGATCCAGACCGTACAAGCGTTTCCATCGTCCGGCCGGGCACTGCATGGGCATGGCTTTCGTGTGCGTACAGTACGTGTTCGTGTGGCGGACTAATAGCTCATTGATTTCGCCGGGCGATCGAGCTGAGGCCGCGTCATTTTGCTGGCGTTGCAGCGGTGACGACGGCATCCATACTATCGTGTACGTGCATCATCAGACACACACGACCAGCAGATCGGTAGATCCAAGTACTAGGTCGTCGCACGCTGCgggactttttttttttgaatcagcTGCAGGACTATTTTTTATTAAAGAATGCAATTAATTAGCGCCGCCGCCGCATGCTTAAGGGCATATAGAACAGAGAGACAGCTGAAATTTATAACAAAGACGGTTGAACAGACGGCTCGTACAATCCACAGACAGTTGTGGTCTATTTGGTTGTCCACAAATCGTTTAATGCTTGCATGTTGCCATGATCACTTATGAATATCAATCCTATATACCATTGTGTTGCTAATTGGTGCAAAACAAATCCTTCAAAGTAAATcataaatattatatatataatgtaaTATAATATATTTCATCATAAATCAAATATAGCATacgtcttcttcttcatcataaaCCAAATATAGCATGGAGAGATAGATGGTTCACATGCTTGTTGCCTGTATAGGGTACGTATAATTGTATTCCAGTTgtatttcttcttttgtttttctATAGGAAAACGGCAAGGTGACATAGGTGTGACCTTGCTCGTCCATTAAACAGCACGGCAGGCACAGAGCACACAGCAATGATCAGTATTTTTCTGGCACCGAGCTCACTACCATTtaaccctggcgccgagctcactgccattTAACCCTGGCCAACCTTCCTaaccgagcgttcttcctcttctttctcctccctctcgggttttttctctccccacttcaccctacctcacgaatcggcatattggaccttgaaaactttgatttgatccgtagatcttcgagagcaaggtatcctcgctcccctcctagtttttttcgtatcgattcggtatgtattagtcggattttttaacgtaataatcgtcatcacttagggtttcattatatccatcaatatatgtattatacaaccgtaggatgatgccaaggcgtgaaaaagctagcaaacctaggcgcatgtagttatgttatgggttcattgttgtgcatcaaatgggaaaccctaggtttatggtttaatgttaactgctttgggttcttagaacgaaattggctgtattgtagttatggttctcattgacatttatttgtgatgttttgatttatgtttgttaaattacatccgttttgttagatgcaagaaatgtttcaggaggagttttggcgaaaacggggtcgtcctcgagaattataccccgacgcgtctagcaaagatgcccccgtccctcctgacctccatgTCCcaaactgtgactgtggtttcccggcccatgtttttcaatcgaaacatcagGACACAGCGGCGctttgcttctacacatgcagtcgttttaatgtaataaattattttcactatcttttttctttatttgtgtaagtatgctactaatattttgttggaatctcattgtgtaggaccatgagaggtgctttttctttcagtggatcgacggtgcagacaagtttgatcctaggtacctccttttcgacgattggtttagagggagacatccacatgagcacttcaagcggtgggttccaccccccctaaccctccgccaatgacggctaaggagaagcacctagccacagttagacgactcgaggaacctcctttgtgcgattgtggagatcgagctgtgataaaccctgagaatacgttagagtttgtgtgtccaaacaagcatgaagtaagtgcaaagtgtatgtgttgaaatgttgagcaatatgtgttcatgtactaatgactacttatttaggtgttttcaatgacgaagtgtcgtttcaaggagtggttatatggtcctaagaaccaatggccggaagaaccgtgaaaggttaagaaaaagaagaaaggaagggtaatttacaaagcacctcctgtcatgtgcgaatgtggtgttaaatccaactatgacctagtcccttcggagcttgaaataggccattattgcggccatatggttgagtatgatgatgttggttatttttgtggtaaacatgaaatcgtattttgtttcttttgctaagacatatatgataaaATTTGCCATTTGAAcatagcactaggaaatgcaaatAAGGCCATGGAAACATtagtctgacaaccatctccaactaccgcattgggAGCGAGGATAATGGGATTTATTTATTTAACAATCAATGTCATGTGTTTCGATTCGCCTTGAGATCAAATATGTACCATATGTCTGCATGTGTACTGCTCTGACGGCCATATATatacatagagagagagagagagagagagagagagaggggtactAGGGCCTTAGAGACTTGTCCAATAATTAATCACGTCAAGCGTTTGTTTGGAATCGGACTTTGTCCGAATAACGTAACACTCTTCTCTAATCCATATAGGCATGGCTTTCGTGTGCGTGCAGTAGGAGTAATAATGGGATACTGACGGGATCGGATCTGATCGATGGGATCCAGACCGTACAGGCGTTTCCATCGTCCGGCCGGGCACTGCATGGGCATGGCTTTCGTGTGGGTACATTACGTGTTCGTGTGGCGGACTAATAGCTCATTGATTTCGCCGGGCGATCGAGCTGAGGCCGCGTCATTTTGCTGGCGTTGTAGCGGTGACGACGGCATCTGCATCATGCATAAGGGCATGTACAACGGAGAGACAAAGTTTTTGGAATTTACAACATAGGCGGTTGAACAAACAGCTCGTACAACTATTTATTTGCTATCCACAAACCGTTTAATGGTTGCATGTTGCTATGATCACTTATGAATATCAATCTTATATACCATTATGTTGCATCATCAGACACACACACGACCAGCAGAGCAGTAGATCCAAGTACTAGGTCGTCGCACGCTGCGGGACTTTTTTTTTAATCAGCTGCGGgactattttttttattaaagaATGTAATTAattagcgccgccgccgccgtatgCTTAAGGGCATGTACAACAGAGAGACAACAACTGTCTATAAGTTTTTGGTATTTACAATACAGACGGTTGAACAGACAGCTCGTACGATTCACAGACAGCTGCTATCTATTTAACTGTCCACAAACTGTTTAATGCTTGCATGTTGTCATAATCACTTATGAATATCAATCATATATACCATTGTGTTGCTAATTGGTGCAAAACAAATCCTTCAAAGTAaatcatatatattatatatataatgtaatataatatatttcatcataaatcaaatataacatacgtcttcttcctcatcatAAACCAAATATAGCATCGAGAGATGGATGGTTCACTTGCTTGTTGCCTGTATTGGGTACGTATAATTGTATTCTAGGTgtatttcttcttttgtttttctATAGGAAAACGGCAAGGTGACATAGGTGTGACCTTGCTCGTCCATTAAACAGCACGGTAGGCACAGAGCACACATCAATGATCAGTATTTTTCTGAAATCTAACTGGTTGCAAGAACAAAGAAAAATATTCTGCCACTCAACACCAAGAATCACAAGAAGTTTTCCAGCAGAATAGTTTTGAGACAGCAAAAAAATTTGATCTTAGAATCGACAGGGGAATAACAATTCATATCTCGTCAGAATAGTTCTTTTCGTCAGAACAGATCTTCACAGGGAACAAAACAACAAGATTGATGATCATAGAACTCGCTGGTGGAGGAAGCCGTAATCAGATTGACCATATGCCCATGCGTCGTCGCTGCCTCGTGGTCGCTGCAGATTTGGGGAGGGAAGGAGTTGCTATTGCGAATCGACAGGGCAATGGAGAAGAACTCACGCGCGCGGAGCAAGAGGAACTCACGCCAAGTTTGGCCGCAGGTAGATCCCCACGCACGCCGCTGGGAGACGACGTCCCATACAACGGCGCTTCTGCCGTCGTGTTAGTCTGAGAACACGCACCGCTGCCGTCGCCTCACCAGAGGATGGCTTTCCTTTCTCGCTTCATTCAATGCCACCGGAGGGGGTGTTTTTGCAAATATATATCTCTACATATGGCACTCCGACGTCTGTTGTACGTGCCCTAAAACGTCGTAGGACGAGGACGAGGGCGTCGCAGGTACAATGTACGGTCGGCCGGCGCCGGTCTCCGTCGTCGTCCGTAGACACGCTGGAAGGCTAGCTGCCTGTTGAAACACGTACGTACAGAAAGCGGCTGGGTTGGGTGCCTGGTGATGCTTCTGATGCTATATCTACGACTACGACAACGTTGTTGGAAACGTTAAATTTGtttgagtgtttttatgtttgctgaGTGTAATTTTTTGGGCACTTggcaaacaagttctttgccgagtgctgctctAAAAATCACTCGGAAAAAAACACTCGATaaagaggaggtttgccgagtgtcaaaaaaaaaacactcagcaaagatggggtttgccgagtgttttttttttgacactcggcaaagaagaaaaATGTTTTTTCtgagaaaggagaagaaaaaaatgaaaaaaaaactttgtcgagtgaccagatctaggacactcggcaaaggaaaaaaatctttttttctaaaaaagaagaagaaaaaaaaatgaaaaaaacattgccgagtgcccaaatctaggacactcggtaaagaaataaaatcttttttctagaaaaggagaagaaaaaaaaataaaaaactttgccgagtgctcagatctaagACATTCGGCAAAGAAAAAAATCTTTTAATGAAAAAAActtgccgagtgcctagatctatgacactcggcaaaggaaaaaaatattttttaaccGGCCCCAGCGgatgcccctcccctcccccttcttcttcccccgcCATCGCCCCTCCCATCCCTCCCATCCTCCCTTCCCGGCCCggtgcgcccctcccctccctcccctccggaGGCCTCCCCATTCTTCTTCtcccgccggcgcccctcccctcccccttcttcttcccacgGGCGCCCCGGCCTCCCCTCCCCATTCTTCTTCCCCcgacggcgcccctcccctccacaTTCTTCTTCCCCCGacagcgcccctcccctcccccttcttcttcccgtgggcgcccctcctctccctcctcccctgcctcctcctcagaTCCAcccgcccgcgccctctctccgGCGTCGCCGCGTCGCTCCCCTCCCTCTGGGGGGCCTTCACGGCCGCTTGCGAGGCAGCCCAGCCCATCCCGTCTATGGCGCAGGGCGGCTCGGCCCCTCCCGGCGATGCGGAGCAGCGGGTGGCGATGCAGATCCGCCCACCTCCCCTCCCTCCATGGCTCCACTGACGGGTGGCATCGCGGATCCGGTGGGATGGAGCCACCACGGTGCGCATCCGGCGGCGGATCTGGTGGGTTGGATCCCGGTGGCGGTCGATCCGTGGATCTGATGGTTAAGAGCCCTCCGGCGGCAGGCTCCACGACGAGCAACGCGGCG encodes:
- the LOC136472775 gene encoding anthranilate O-methyltransferase 2-like, which gives rise to MKVERDLHMSRGDGEDSYASNSRLQEKSILKTRPVLHKAVAAAHASSLSSSGGAMVVADLGCSSGPNTLLVVSEVLGAVADRREDLAMAAAGSSQPPATHVQFFLNDLPGNDFNLVFQSLELFKKLAVKDKGDALPPYYVAGLPGSFYTRLFPDRCVHLFHSSYCLMWRSKVPDELAGGAVLNEGNMYIWETTPPAVVALYRRQFQEDFSLFLRLRHRELVSGGQMVLAFLGRKNKDVLRGEVSYMWGLLGQALQSLVKEGRVEKEKLDSFNLPFYAPSVDEVRDVIRQNQAFDITHIQLFESNWDPHDDTEDDGDLVLDDVQSGVNVAKSIRAVIGPLIAHHFGEHVQDDLFELYAKNVAVHLQKVKTKYPVIVVSLKAISGATKNQAS
- the LOC136469487 gene encoding vegetative cell wall protein gp1-like, whose translation is MPLPSPFFFPRHRPSHPSHPPFPARCAPPLPPLRRPPHSSSPAGAPPLPLLLPTGAPASPPHSSSPDGAPPLHILLPPTAPLPSPFFFPWAPLLSLLPCLLLRSTRPRPLSGVAASLPSLWGAFTAACEAAQPIPSMAQGGSAPPGDAEQRVAMQIRPPPLPPWLH